The nucleotide sequence ACGATCCACAAAATACCGATCGCCAGCCGCACGCCTGTCAGAATCGGCGCCAGTACCCCCGGCAGAACGATACGTGTCAGTGTTTCCCACCGTGTTGCCGCAAGGCTCTGCGCCAGTAACAACCAACGCCGGTCAAGCTGCTTCACACCATCGGCGGTGCTGAGCAGGATGGGCCAGACCGCGGCGAAAGACAGCAGAAAATAGATCGGCGCATCTCCTACCCCCAACACCATGACGGCCACCGGCATCCAGGAAAGCGGAGAAATCATACGCAGAAACTGGAACACCGGCGATGTGGCTGCCTCCACCACCCGCAGACCGCCGACCGCCAGCCCCAGCGGCACACCCACCGCCAACGCCACGGCCAATCCCACCAGCACGCGTTTCAGGCTGAGCCAGACATGGGTCAGCAAATCACCATACCAACCCATCTCGATCAGGCTGGTCAGAGCAAGCCCGGGTGCGAAGCGACGACTGAAACTGCCTGCCGCGGCCAGTGGTCCAGTGAACAACCACCAGACAGCCAGCAATATCCCCAAGCCTCCCACGCCCAGCAGGAAGCGCCCTACACGGCCAGACAAGCCGAGGCTCCAGCGGCCACCACGCGAGCAGATACCAGGAAGAGAAACCGGCAGGGACACAGACAGATCGCTCACGCCGCAATCGTCTCCGTGCGGGTGAAGCTGTCGGAGATTCCGAACACGCCCGGACCACCCGCCGCCGCAATGGCGTGACGCACGAAACG is from Granulibacter bethesdensis and encodes:
- a CDS encoding ABC transporter permease → MSDLSVSLPVSLPGICSRGGRWSLGLSGRVGRFLLGVGGLGILLAVWWLFTGPLAAAGSFSRRFAPGLALTSLIEMGWYGDLLTHVWLSLKRVLVGLAVALAVGVPLGLAVGGLRVVEAATSPVFQFLRMISPLSWMPVAVMVLGVGDAPIYFLLSFAAVWPILLSTADGVKQLDRRWLLLAQSLAATRWETLTRIVLPGVLAPILTGVRLAIGILWIVLVPAEMLGVAGGLGYLVLDTRDRMAYGELTAVVLVIGLLGFLLDAIARLLYRMRAHG